In a single window of the Lebetimonas sp. JH292 genome:
- a CDS encoding 1-aminocyclopropane-1-carboxylate deaminase, whose product MRNSPITPFEFRGKFFHIKRDDLLRPFEGNKARKFYYFYKNEFPEIKRVISFGSNQSNAFASLSRLCKIKGWEFIYFTNHIPTYLKQNPEGNYLESLKNDAKIIEINLRGDALREYVLNLKDKNTLIIEEGGRIRESEEGIKILADEINEYVKKNNLRVFLPSGTGTTAYFLAKHLDVEVLTLPCVGDEKYLKKQFCMLGGGKIPTILSPRKKYHFGKLYKNLFEIWNELKNAGIEFDLLYDPIGWESVEYYNLNNILYIHQGGLKGNISMLSRYKRKYKI is encoded by the coding sequence ATGCGAAACTCTCCAATTACCCCTTTTGAATTTAGAGGTAAATTTTTTCATATAAAAAGGGACGATTTACTTAGGCCGTTTGAAGGTAATAAGGCAAGAAAATTTTATTATTTTTATAAAAATGAGTTTCCTGAAATTAAAAGGGTAATATCTTTCGGTTCTAATCAGTCAAACGCTTTTGCCTCTCTTAGCCGTTTATGCAAAATCAAAGGCTGGGAATTTATCTATTTTACAAATCATATTCCAACATATTTAAAGCAAAATCCTGAAGGAAACTATTTGGAAAGTCTGAAAAACGACGCAAAAATAATTGAAATAAATTTAAGGGGTGATGCGTTAAGAGAATACGTTTTGAATTTAAAAGATAAAAACACGTTGATTATAGAAGAGGGCGGAAGAATCAGGGAAAGCGAAGAGGGTATTAAAATACTGGCTGATGAAATAAACGAATACGTAAAAAAAAATAATTTAAGAGTTTTTTTGCCAAGCGGTACAGGAACCACGGCATATTTTTTGGCAAAGCATCTGGATGTAGAAGTTTTAACTCTGCCGTGTGTCGGAGATGAAAAATATTTAAAAAAACAGTTTTGTATGCTGGGAGGAGGAAAAATACCTACAATTTTATCTCCGAGGAAAAAATACCATTTTGGAAAACTTTATAAAAACTTATTTGAAATATGGAATGAGCTTAAAAATGCGGGGATTGAATTTGATTTGTTATACGACCCGATAGGATGGGAGAGTGTTGAATATTATAATTTAAACAATATTTTATATATTCATCAGGGGGGATTAAAAGGAAATATAAGTATGCTTAGCCGTTACAAAAGGAAATATAAAATATAA
- a CDS encoding DUF2867 domain-containing protein, with protein sequence MKPRIAIFGSNGYIGKKLTRALYNLDYQLVLFSRNKRNLEYINHSPVFNEYKPNICIVEQIISASYYKELVENLKGVDIAYYLIHSLSETKQDYRKKDNDLASIVACAAKEAGVKQIIYLGGFGERDNPNTSKHLISRQDTGDFLRKYHPNVTEIRAGIIVGAGSMSFELIRSAAEILPVIPYFKNEGKCQITFADDVIEALIKVLDNSKYYNKIIEVASDEILSYSQMVKRYAKEILNKNIKTIKLPTFLEDKLLKNFELISFILSRISGIEKHFIKPLVESLYSNALVKEKSDIISNPTDFSSAIRLASERRNKGELECMWNTPYEYSVFNIFKMKQFSTALKNHKLLTEVVSNIISKEKVEKVFYNLKSLSYKNCGYFSPQWMWKVRAFIDRLLGGRGLGVRMIKPERLKVGDKFDFWVVTALKDTPNHKLIRFKSTMKMPGVGWLQGEIKKTDKRYYNFSLTAYFLPRSIYSYIYWYFFFFVHKYIFDEMYKNIVEKDCKGLNSP encoded by the coding sequence ATGAAACCAAGAATAGCTATATTTGGAAGCAATGGATATATTGGTAAAAAATTAACAAGAGCTTTGTATAACCTTGATTATCAGTTAGTTCTTTTTTCAAGAAACAAAAGAAATTTAGAATATATAAACCACTCCCCTGTATTTAACGAATATAAACCAAATATCTGCATTGTAGAACAGATTATTTCGGCATCTTATTACAAAGAACTGGTTGAAAATTTAAAAGGCGTTGATATTGCCTATTATTTAATCCACTCTTTGAGTGAGACAAAACAGGATTACAGAAAAAAAGATAATGATTTAGCTTCAATTGTTGCATGTGCGGCAAAAGAAGCAGGTGTAAAACAGATTATATATCTCGGGGGCTTCGGAGAAAGAGACAATCCAAACACTTCAAAACATCTAATTTCAAGACAGGATACCGGTGATTTTTTAAGAAAATATCACCCAAACGTTACGGAAATCAGAGCCGGAATTATTGTAGGGGCGGGGTCTATGAGTTTTGAGCTTATAAGAAGCGCTGCCGAAATTTTACCGGTAATTCCATATTTTAAAAACGAAGGAAAATGTCAAATTACATTTGCGGATGACGTAATTGAGGCTTTAATAAAAGTTTTGGATAATTCCAAGTATTACAATAAAATAATAGAGGTTGCTTCGGATGAAATTTTATCCTATTCACAAATGGTAAAAAGATACGCCAAAGAGATTTTAAATAAAAATATAAAAACAATAAAACTTCCTACATTCTTAGAAGACAAACTGCTTAAAAATTTTGAATTAATTTCATTTATTCTCTCAAGAATAAGCGGAATTGAAAAGCATTTTATAAAACCCCTGGTTGAAAGTCTCTATTCAAATGCTTTGGTAAAAGAAAAATCTGATATTATATCAAATCCTACCGACTTTTCTTCTGCAATAAGACTTGCAAGTGAAAGAAGAAACAAAGGCGAGCTTGAATGTATGTGGAACACCCCTTATGAATATTCGGTATTCAACATATTCAAAATGAAACAGTTTTCAACCGCACTTAAAAACCATAAACTTCTAACAGAAGTTGTAAGCAATATAATTTCTAAAGAAAAAGTTGAAAAAGTCTTTTATAATTTAAAAAGCCTCAGTTACAAAAACTGCGGATATTTTTCTCCCCAGTGGATGTGGAAAGTTAGGGCTTTTATTGACAGACTTCTTGGCGGAAGGGGTCTTGGTGTCAGAATGATAAAACCTGAGAGGTTAAAAGTAGGTGATAAATTTGATTTTTGGGTTGTAACTGCATTAAAAGACACTCCAAACCATAAACTGATAAGATTTAAATCAACAATGAAAATGCCGGGAGTCGGATGGCTTCAAGGGGAAATAAAAAAAACAGATAAAAGGTATTATAATTTTTCTCTTACGGCTTATTTCCTGCCGAGAAGCATTTATTCATATATTTACTGGTATTTTTTCTTCTTTGTGCATAAATACATATTTGATGAAATGTATAAAAATATAGTGGAGAAAGATTGTAAAGGCTTAAATAGCCCTTAA
- the fbaA gene encoding class II fructose-bisphosphate aldolase: protein MFSEFKPGVLSGSEAAKLLDICKDKGFALPAINVVGTNSVNAVMEAAKDVNMPVIIQFSNGGAHFFAGKGLDNEGQKAAVLGAIAGAKHIHTLAEAYGIRVILHTDHAARKLLPWIDGLIEANAKHKEKYGRALFSSHMLDLSEEPLEENVATSKEYLKKLSALDIMLEIELGVTGGEEDGVDNSGIENSRLYTQPEDVAYAYKELSEVSNLFTIAASFGNVHGVYKPGHVKLEPVILKNSQKYVKEKFNLDADKPIRFVFHGGSGSELSKIHEAIDYGVVKMNIDTDTQWAFWSGIKGYIEKYHDYLQSQVGNPEGEDKPNKKYYDPRKWLREGEKSMKERVIKAYKDLRAI from the coding sequence ATGTTTAGTGAATTTAAACCTGGTGTTTTAAGTGGAAGCGAAGCTGCAAAATTGCTTGATATATGCAAGGATAAAGGTTTTGCACTTCCAGCTATTAATGTTGTAGGGACAAATTCTGTTAATGCGGTAATGGAAGCGGCAAAAGACGTCAATATGCCTGTAATTATTCAGTTCAGTAACGGCGGTGCGCATTTTTTTGCAGGTAAAGGGCTTGATAACGAAGGGCAAAAAGCCGCAGTGCTTGGAGCAATAGCAGGTGCAAAACATATTCACACTCTTGCAGAAGCTTATGGAATCAGAGTAATTTTACATACAGACCACGCTGCAAGAAAGCTTCTTCCTTGGATTGACGGACTAATAGAAGCAAATGCTAAACATAAAGAAAAATACGGAAGAGCGCTTTTTAGTTCTCATATGCTAGATCTTAGCGAAGAACCACTTGAAGAAAATGTTGCAACATCTAAAGAATATCTAAAAAAATTAAGTGCACTTGATATTATGCTTGAAATTGAGCTCGGTGTGACAGGCGGGGAAGAAGACGGGGTTGATAATAGCGGAATTGAAAATTCCAGACTCTACACTCAGCCTGAAGATGTTGCCTATGCTTATAAAGAATTAAGTGAAGTAAGTAACCTGTTTACAATTGCGGCAAGTTTTGGAAATGTTCACGGGGTTTATAAACCTGGTCATGTTAAGTTAGAGCCGGTTATTCTTAAAAATTCTCAGAAATATGTAAAAGAAAAATTTAATCTTGATGCAGATAAACCAATCAGGTTTGTGTTTCACGGAGGAAGTGGAAGTGAGCTTTCTAAAATTCACGAAGCCATTGATTACGGTGTTGTTAAAATGAATATAGATACAGATACCCAATGGGCATTCTGGAGTGGTATAAAAGGATATATTGAAAAATATCATGATTATCTGCAGTCTCAAGTGGGTAATCCTGAAGGTGAAGATAAACCGAATAAAAAATATTATGACCCTAGAAAATGGCTAAGAGAAGGCGAAAAAAGTATGAAAGAAAGGGTAATTAAAGCTTATAAAGATTTAAGGGCTATTTAA
- a CDS encoding peptidylprolyl isomerase translates to MKKLISIGLVAGALMAFPGMQGKGMMGAGLQGAPIKGLKDSTVLATLNGKKITVKDINIYLQGITGDKRIRLQDLPAQHVKQFVNQYIETLELYPKAKKVEKLPQFKALEKKMAIEFWLKSKLDAIKISDSEAKNFYEKNKDIYFKTTPKVKARHILVKDEKTAEKLINELKGLKGKALEEKFASLAKKYSTGPTKVNGGELGWFNPKQMVAPFAEAVKNMKPGQITLKPVHTRFGWHVILVEDKNNNAYIPFDNVKAQIIGYLKRVKLQKELQKLKASYKVKYSIPQK, encoded by the coding sequence ATGAAAAAATTAATTAGTATTGGTTTGGTTGCAGGTGCATTAATGGCATTTCCTGGAATGCAGGGTAAAGGTATGATGGGTGCAGGACTTCAAGGAGCTCCAATCAAAGGTCTTAAAGATTCAACCGTATTGGCAACTCTTAACGGTAAGAAAATAACAGTAAAAGATATAAACATTTATTTGCAGGGAATTACAGGGGATAAAAGAATAAGGCTTCAAGACCTTCCGGCTCAGCATGTTAAACAGTTTGTTAATCAGTATATTGAGACTCTTGAATTATATCCTAAAGCTAAAAAAGTTGAGAAACTGCCTCAGTTTAAAGCACTTGAAAAGAAAATGGCAATAGAATTCTGGCTAAAAAGTAAATTGGATGCTATAAAAATAAGTGATTCGGAAGCTAAAAATTTTTATGAAAAAAATAAAGATATTTATTTTAAAACGACACCAAAAGTTAAAGCAAGACATATTTTGGTAAAAGATGAAAAAACAGCAGAGAAACTTATAAATGAGCTAAAAGGACTAAAAGGAAAAGCTCTTGAAGAAAAATTTGCCAGCTTAGCCAAAAAATACTCAACCGGGCCTACCAAAGTAAACGGTGGTGAGCTTGGATGGTTTAATCCAAAACAGATGGTTGCTCCTTTTGCCGAAGCTGTAAAGAATATGAAACCAGGTCAAATCACTTTAAAACCGGTTCATACAAGATTTGGATGGCATGTGATTTTAGTGGAAGATAAAAATAATAATGCTTATATTCCTTTTGATAACGTTAAAGCCCAAATAATCGGCTATTTAAAAAGAGTTAAACTTCAAAAAGAACTTCAAAAATTAAAAGCAAGTTATAAAGTTAAATATTCAATTCCACAAAAATAA
- a CDS encoding YebC/PmpR family DNA-binding transcriptional regulator translates to MAGHNKWSKVKHVKAKEDAKKSKIFTKHVRAIMTAARSGGGNPEHNPALRLAIDRARADAMPMSNIQRAIDKATGNLDGVTLSEVTYEGYGPGGVAIMVECLTDNKNRTVAAIRHAFKKAGGTLGTSGSVAWMFEKKGVIVVNRSDRDDEVMEKAIESGAEDIKEMEDILVIETAPEDFNAVLEAVNEIDGIEILESNVQLVATNESDVDDETAEKVENLIDALEELDDVQDVIHNMA, encoded by the coding sequence ATGGCTGGACATAACAAATGGTCAAAAGTAAAACATGTTAAAGCAAAAGAAGATGCTAAAAAAAGCAAAATTTTTACTAAACACGTAAGAGCGATTATGACAGCGGCAAGAAGCGGAGGAGGTAATCCTGAGCATAATCCCGCTTTAAGACTGGCGATAGACAGGGCGAGGGCGGACGCTATGCCTATGAGCAATATTCAAAGGGCTATTGACAAAGCCACAGGTAATCTTGACGGAGTAACTTTAAGCGAAGTTACTTATGAAGGTTACGGACCGGGCGGTGTGGCCATTATGGTTGAATGTCTTACAGATAATAAAAACAGAACCGTGGCTGCAATCAGACATGCTTTTAAAAAAGCCGGAGGAACGCTTGGAACCAGCGGAAGCGTTGCATGGATGTTTGAAAAAAAAGGTGTAATTGTGGTTAACAGAAGTGACAGGGATGATGAAGTTATGGAAAAGGCAATCGAATCAGGGGCAGAAGATATTAAAGAAATGGAAGATATTTTAGTTATAGAAACTGCTCCTGAAGATTTTAACGCTGTTTTGGAGGCAGTAAATGAAATAGACGGAATTGAAATACTTGAAAGTAATGTCCAACTTGTTGCAACAAATGAAAGCGATGTAGATGACGAAACAGCCGAAAAAGTGGAAAATCTTATTGATGCTTTGGAAGAACTTGATGATGTGCAGGATGTTATACACAATATGGCATAA
- the nth gene encoding endonuclease III has protein sequence MVLRTPEELEEIKKRFLKKYKGSKTELVYHNDYELLVDIILSAQCTDKRVNMITPALFKKYPDIKSLADAKLEDVKEIIKSCSFFNNKAKNLIAMAKKVKEEYGGVIPHDHSKLIKLPGVGNKTANVFLIELDNENRMAVDTHVFRVVHRLGITDAKTVKETEKDLVEAFKTDLNELHQAFVLFGRYLCTAKNPKCEKCFVTDFCVSKDNFKAR, from the coding sequence ATGGTACTGAGAACACCTGAAGAGCTTGAAGAGATAAAAAAAAGATTTTTAAAAAAATATAAAGGAAGCAAAACAGAGCTTGTTTATCATAACGATTACGAGCTGCTGGTTGACATTATCCTTTCCGCACAATGTACAGATAAAAGAGTCAACATGATAACACCCGCTTTATTTAAAAAATACCCCGATATAAAAAGCCTTGCCGATGCCAAACTTGAAGACGTAAAAGAAATAATAAAATCCTGCTCGTTTTTTAATAACAAAGCCAAAAATTTAATAGCAATGGCAAAAAAAGTAAAAGAAGAATACGGAGGGGTTATTCCGCATGACCACTCCAAATTGATAAAACTACCGGGAGTCGGAAACAAAACGGCAAATGTTTTTTTAATAGAACTTGACAATGAAAACAGAATGGCGGTGGATACCCATGTTTTCAGAGTTGTACACAGGTTAGGAATTACAGATGCAAAAACGGTAAAAGAGACAGAAAAAGATTTAGTCGAAGCTTTTAAAACCGATTTAAACGAACTTCATCAGGCTTTTGTATTATTCGGAAGGTATTTATGCACGGCAAAAAACCCAAAATGTGAAAAATGTTTTGTAACAGATTTTTGTGTCAGTAAAGACAATTTTAAAGCAAGATGA
- a CDS encoding class I SAM-dependent methyltransferase, translating to MALELYSKVEELFLDKEAALILWNKFIDIFKDLGINEILDIGCGGGDFCLLAKENGINAKGIDLSKAQVKKAVKKGCECEAVDICKLDKTYHSASAVFDVVNYLKEDELKRFFECVEKKIEKYFIFDVNTFYAMEDLAVGTLKAESDDKFGVLYSEFEKNKLITEITFFEKKENCYKKEQNYITQYYYCVEDLEKNTNLKLKDIIPISLYGSEEAEKLILVFEK from the coding sequence ATGGCGCTTGAACTTTATTCCAAAGTTGAAGAGCTGTTTTTAGATAAAGAAGCGGCACTGATTTTGTGGAATAAATTTATTGATATTTTTAAAGATCTCGGAATAAATGAAATTTTGGATATAGGATGCGGGGGAGGGGATTTTTGCTTATTGGCCAAAGAAAACGGCATTAATGCAAAAGGAATTGATTTAAGTAAAGCCCAGGTTAAAAAGGCGGTAAAAAAAGGGTGTGAGTGTGAGGCGGTTGATATCTGTAAATTAGATAAAACTTATCATTCAGCTTCAGCCGTTTTTGATGTTGTCAATTATTTAAAAGAAGATGAATTAAAAAGATTTTTTGAATGTGTCGAAAAAAAAATAGAAAAATATTTCATTTTTGATGTCAATACATTTTACGCCATGGAGGATTTGGCTGTCGGTACTTTAAAAGCTGAAAGTGATGATAAATTCGGTGTTTTATATTCTGAATTTGAAAAAAATAAATTAATTACAGAAATTACATTTTTTGAGAAAAAAGAAAACTGTTATAAAAAAGAACAAAATTATATAACCCAATATTATTACTGTGTGGAAGATTTGGAAAAAAATACAAATTTAAAATTAAAAGATATAATTCCGATTTCGCTTTACGGAAGCGAAGAGGCGGAAAAACTGATTTTGGTTTTTGAAAAATAG
- the hisG gene encoding ATP phosphoribosyltransferase: MKIALPKGRIAEEVLDIFEKIFNEKFEFENRKLVFEKSGFKFMNVRNWDVATYVEKQAADIGVVGFDVITELDSDVLELFDLGLGKCRVSVAGIKGDESYKNKTQIIVASKLVNIARNYFNQKGIPAKIIKLNGSIELAPLVGLSDVIVDIVQTGGTLRENGMEEKEIIMHSSARLIANKNSFIEKKKEILDLVERVKEIYGA, encoded by the coding sequence ATGAAAATAGCATTGCCAAAAGGCAGAATTGCCGAGGAAGTTTTGGATATTTTTGAAAAAATTTTTAATGAAAAATTTGAATTTGAAAACAGAAAATTAGTTTTTGAAAAAAGCGGATTTAAATTTATGAATGTAAGAAACTGGGATGTTGCAACATATGTTGAAAAACAGGCCGCTGATATAGGAGTGGTCGGTTTTGATGTAATAACAGAATTAGATTCGGATGTATTGGAACTTTTTGATTTGGGGCTTGGAAAATGTAGGGTTTCAGTTGCCGGAATAAAAGGGGATGAGAGTTATAAAAATAAAACACAAATTATTGTGGCAAGTAAACTTGTAAATATTGCAAGAAATTATTTTAACCAAAAAGGAATTCCCGCAAAAATTATTAAACTTAACGGCTCAATCGAGCTTGCCCCTTTGGTGGGTCTTAGTGATGTAATAGTCGATATTGTCCAAACCGGTGGGACTTTAAGAGAAAACGGAATGGAGGAAAAAGAAATTATAATGCATTCATCCGCAAGACTTATTGCCAATAAAAATTCTTTTATCGAAAAGAAAAAAGAGATTTTGGATTTGGTTGAAAGAGTAAAGGAAATATATGGCGCTTGA
- a CDS encoding type III pantothenate kinase, with the protein MKNDKLVLVDIGNTHYHIWENGKIYDLKESKKFDGKIYYISVNETKEKEFLNLNPKAVNLKNYVKFDTDYKNLGIDRIMACKTVKTGTVIDAGSAVTVDFMKNGRHLGGVIFPGIFAYKKAFVTISDKLNKNLIKPANFPSSTEEALWCGSVGSIKCIVEKYNINPVYLTGGDGKYLSEFINGIYIKDLVFRGMKKVIIENGKEK; encoded by the coding sequence ATGAAAAATGATAAATTAGTTTTAGTAGATATTGGAAACACGCATTATCACATATGGGAAAATGGGAAAATATATGATTTAAAAGAGTCTAAAAAATTTGATGGTAAAATCTATTATATAAGTGTAAATGAGACAAAAGAAAAAGAATTTTTAAATTTAAATCCAAAAGCCGTAAATCTAAAAAATTATGTAAAATTTGACACTGATTATAAAAATCTGGGAATTGACAGGATAATGGCGTGTAAAACAGTTAAAACCGGAACTGTAATAGATGCCGGAAGTGCTGTAACAGTTGATTTTATGAAAAATGGCAGACACTTGGGGGGAGTGATTTTTCCGGGAATTTTTGCATATAAAAAAGCTTTTGTTACAATTTCAGATAAGTTAAATAAAAATTTGATAAAACCTGCGAATTTTCCTTCTTCCACCGAAGAAGCCTTATGGTGCGGGAGTGTGGGAAGTATTAAATGCATTGTGGAAAAATATAATATAAACCCGGTTTATTTAACAGGAGGAGACGGTAAATATTTATCCGAATTCATAAACGGAATTTATATTAAGGATTTGGTTTTTAGAGGAATGAAAAAAGTAATAATTGAAAATGGAAAAGAAAAATGA
- a CDS encoding tyrosine-type recombinase/integrase, which translates to MSRYLEAFLEYLLINKGVSKNTYDAYKRDLMQFEEFIKKPIIEAESGDVIRFLSEIENKRSLNRKLSSINSFFDFAYKRNFVDEKFKIKQAKLPKTLPKFLNKEEILNSISHINSKSSWFELRDRALILFLYATGLRISEALNIKTGDIEGGWVKVEMAKGEKQRIVPIADVALNAINEYLHKRPCVNEFVFVNKNCEKLSRISAFNITKKYLNVSPHVLRHSFATALVLGGADLRVVQELLGHASLNTTQIYTHIQKENLKDTVLKYHPLEEIE; encoded by the coding sequence TTGAGTAGATATCTTGAAGCTTTTTTGGAATATCTTTTGATAAATAAAGGTGTAAGTAAAAACACCTATGATGCTTATAAAAGAGATTTAATGCAGTTTGAAGAGTTTATTAAAAAGCCAATTATTGAGGCTGAAAGCGGCGATGTAATTAGATTTTTATCTGAAATTGAAAATAAAAGAAGTTTAAACAGAAAATTAAGTTCTATTAACTCTTTTTTTGATTTTGCCTATAAAAGAAATTTTGTTGATGAAAAATTTAAAATAAAACAGGCCAAACTCCCAAAAACCCTGCCTAAATTTTTGAATAAAGAAGAAATTTTAAATTCGATATCTCATATAAATTCCAAATCTTCATGGTTTGAACTCAGAGACAGGGCTTTGATTTTGTTTTTATACGCCACTGGGCTTAGAATAAGCGAAGCTTTAAATATAAAAACAGGTGACATAGAAGGCGGCTGGGTAAAAGTTGAAATGGCAAAAGGTGAAAAACAAAGAATAGTGCCAATAGCGGATGTTGCTTTAAATGCAATAAATGAATATTTACATAAAAGACCCTGCGTAAATGAATTTGTTTTTGTAAATAAAAACTGTGAAAAACTTAGCAGAATTTCAGCATTTAACATTACCAAAAAATATCTGAATGTATCTCCTCATGTACTCAGACATTCATTTGCTACAGCGCTTGTGTTGGGCGGGGCCGATTTAAGGGTTGTTCAGGAACTGCTCGGTCACGCCTCTCTTAATACCACCCAGATATACACACATATTCAAAAAGAAAATCTTAAAGATACAGTGTTAAAATATCATCCGTTGGAAGAAATTGAATAA
- a CDS encoding tetraacyldisaccharide 4'-kinase, with amino-acid sequence MDFIKNMRIFTFFEEMYYEPKWYHWPVIVSLLPISFFCMIIAHFKFPRKYTDMGIPVISVGNIIVGGSGKTPITIAIANYLKEKKVAVILRGYKRLSSGLVIVKDFNEILVPVEISGDEAMEIATSTKAAVIVSEERKKAIEKAKKIGAEVVILDDGFDKPFEKLNIVIDKKLKNPFVLPAGGYRYPRVALKFADIILKENIDFKRNVEKVNGDVLISAISNPKRLLKYADVKEYKFFPDHYCFKKKDINEFKDKKIVTTKKDYVKLKQFGLNLKVIQMNLELNQNILKQIDEYLLKFHKKGK; translated from the coding sequence ATGGATTTTATTAAAAATATGAGGATTTTTACTTTTTTTGAAGAAATGTATTATGAACCAAAATGGTATCATTGGCCGGTAATCGTTTCTCTTTTACCAATTTCATTTTTTTGTATGATAATAGCGCATTTTAAATTTCCCAGAAAATATACAGATATGGGTATACCTGTTATTTCGGTGGGTAATATAATTGTGGGAGGCAGCGGAAAAACCCCGATAACGATAGCAATAGCAAATTATTTGAAAGAAAAAAAAGTCGCTGTGATTTTAAGGGGATATAAAAGACTCTCAAGCGGATTGGTTATAGTTAAAGATTTTAATGAAATACTTGTTCCTGTTGAAATTAGCGGAGATGAGGCAATGGAAATAGCCACTTCCACAAAAGCCGCCGTTATAGTGAGTGAAGAGAGGAAAAAGGCGATTGAAAAAGCCAAAAAAATAGGGGCCGAAGTTGTAATTCTGGATGACGGATTTGACAAACCTTTTGAAAAATTAAATATTGTAATAGATAAAAAATTAAAAAATCCTTTTGTTCTGCCGGCAGGAGGATACAGATATCCAAGAGTTGCACTTAAATTTGCGGATATTATTTTAAAAGAAAATATCGATTTTAAAAGAAATGTTGAAAAAGTGAACGGAGATGTTCTAATTTCAGCTATATCAAATCCAAAAAGACTTTTAAAATATGCTGATGTAAAAGAATACAAATTTTTTCCCGACCATTACTGTTTTAAGAAAAAAGATATAAACGAGTTTAAAGATAAAAAAATAGTTACTACAAAAAAAGATTATGTAAAATTGAAACAATTCGGTCTTAATCTGAAAGTTATTCAAATGAATTTGGAATTAAACCAAAATATTTTAAAGCAAATAGACGAATATTTGTTAAAATTTCATAAAAAAGGTAAATAA
- a CDS encoding GNAT family N-acetyltransferase, with translation MVIKFIKYQKINKSFISFFKDEIFNNREYEFLKKLINDTNKNKSTIYVLEIENKKVGLIGLTFDRVANSPVISIDYIFVAKSYRGKKIKKLSNKKISEILIYYAIELGKKIKDYVSVRYLALYPDMQNINLTKYYLSIFPNTFKLKENKEIWILLKI, from the coding sequence ATGGTAATTAAATTTATTAAATATCAAAAAATAAATAAATCTTTTATAAGTTTTTTTAAAGATGAAATTTTTAATAATAGGGAATATGAGTTTTTAAAAAAACTAATTAATGATACTAATAAAAATAAAAGTACAATTTATGTGTTAGAAATTGAAAATAAAAAAGTAGGTTTAATAGGTTTAACATTTGATAGGGTAGCTAATTCACCTGTTATAAGTATTGATTATATTTTTGTGGCAAAATCTTATAGAGGTAAAAAAATAAAGAAATTAAGTAATAAAAAAATATCTGAAATATTAATTTATTATGCTATTGAATTAGGTAAAAAAATTAAAGATTATGTTAGTGTAAGATATTTAGCCTTATATCCTGATATGCAAAATATTAATTTAACCAAATATTATTTATCTATTTTTCCAAATACTTTTAAATTAAAAGAAAATAAAGAAATATGGATTTTATTAAAAATATGA